In a single window of the Heliangelus exortis chromosome 1, bHelExo1.hap1, whole genome shotgun sequence genome:
- the BIRC2 gene encoding baculoviral IAP repeat-containing protein 2 — MNIMENSPLASLMKQSALCGELKYDLSCELYRMSTFSAFPANVPVSERSLARAGFYYTGVQDKVKCFSCGLTLDSWQPGDNAMEKHKQMYPSCSFVQNMLAVNNLGLSSHSAFSPLVASSFSPSLHSETLSPSLEQVGYFSGSFSSFPQDPVTTRALEDLSFLRPKLHNPSMSTEDARLRTFHSWPLTFLSPVDLAKAGLYYLGTADKVACFTCGGQLSDWEPKDNAMSEHRRHFPNCPFVENHTRDQLSFNVSNVSMQTHEARVKTFINWPTRILVQPEQLADAGFYYVGRNDDVKCFCCDGGLRCWESGDDPWIEHAKWFPRCEYLLRVKGGEFVSQIQARFPHLLEQLLSTSDTPLDDNIDPPIIHFEPGESHSEDAIMMNTPVVKAALEMGFSRRLIKQTVQSKILATGENYKTVNDLVSDLLTAEDEKREEEKEKQFEEVASDDLSLIRKNRLALFQRLTCVFPILGSLLSAKVITELEHDVIKQKTQTSLQARELIDTVLVKGNEAASIFRNCLRDCDPVLYRDLFVEKNMKYVPTEDVSGLPMEEQLRRLQEERTCKVCMDKEVSIVFIPCGHLVVCKECAPSLRKCPICRGTIKGTVRTFLS, encoded by the exons ATGAACATAATGGAAAATAGCCCTTTGGCTAGTCTCATGAAGCAGAGTGCCTTGTGTGGAGAACTGAAGTATGACTTATCCTGTGAACTCTACAGAATGtcaacattttctgcattccCTGCCAATGTGCCAGTGTCGGAACGGAGTCTTGCCCGGGCTGGGTTTTATTACACTGGTGTGCAAGATAAAGTTAAGTGCTTCAGTTGTGGCTTAACGTTGGACAGCTGGCAACCAGGAGATAATGCTATGGAAAAACATAAACAGATGTATCCTAGCTGCAGTTTTGTTCAGAACATGCTTGCAGTTAACAACCTTGGACTGTCCTCTCATTCTGCCTTTTCACCTTTGGTCGCAAGCAGTTTCTCACCATCTCTACATTCAGAAACACTTTCTCCAAGTTTAGAACAAGTTGGCTATTTCAGTGgctctttttccagttttcctcaAGACCCAGTAACTACTAGGGCACTTGAAGACCTTTCATTCTTGAGACCCAAGCTTCACAATCCTTCCATGAGTACAGAAGATGCCAGACTACGCACTTTTCACTCGTGGCCACTGACGTTTCTCTCACCCGTCGATCTGGCAAAGGCTGGACTTTATTACTTGGGGACAGCAGACAAAGTTGCTTGTTTCACCTGTGGTGGTCAGCTGAGTGACTGGGAACCAAAAGATAATGCTATGTCAGAGCATCGAAGACACTTTCCTAACTGTCCTTTTGTGGAAAACCATACCCGAGACCAGCTGAGTTTTAATGTTTCCAATGTGAGCATGCAAACCCATGAAGCACGTGTTAAAACATTCATAAATTGGCCAACTAGAATTCTAGTTCAGCCTGAACAGCTTGCAGATGCTGGCTTTTACTACGTAG GCCGCAATGATGATGTGAAGTGTTTTTGCTGTGATGGTGGGTTAAGGTGCTGGGAATCTGGAGATGATCCATGGATTGAACATGCGAAGTGGTTTCCAAG GTGTGAGTATCTGCTTCGTGTGAAAGGAGGAGAGTTTGTAAGTCAGATTCAGGCCAGGTTCCCCCATCTTCTTGAACAG CTCTTGTCAACCTCTGATACGCCTTTAGATGATAACATTGATCCCCCAA TTATTCATTTTGAACCTGGAGAGAGTCATTCAGAAGATGCAATCATGATGAACACACCTGTGGTTAAAGCTGCCTTGGAGATGGGATTCAGTAGAAGGCTAATAAAGCAAACAGTGCAAAGTAAAATCTTGGCTACTGGAGAAAACTACAAGACTGTTAATGATCTTGTGTCTGATCTGCTCACTGCTGAAGatgagaagagggaagaagagaaagagaaacaatttGAAGAAGTGGCATCAG ATGATTTGTCCTTAATCCGGAAGAATCGGCTGGCTTTATTCCAGCGCTTAACATGTGTATTTCCAATCCTTGGGAGCTTACTGTCAGCTAAAGTGATAACAGAACTTGAGCATGATGTTATTAAGCAAAAGACTCAGACATCATTGCAAGCCAGGGAACTGATAGACACAGTTTTAgtaaaaggaaatgaagcagcCAGCATATTCAGAAACTGTCTACGAGACTGTGACCCTGTACTGTACAGAGATCTATTTG TGGAGAAGAACATGAAGTATGTTCCTACAGAAGATGTTTCAG GTTTACCTATGGAAGAACAATTAAGAAGATTGCAAGAGGAAAGAACGTGTAAAGTTTGCATGGACAAAGAAGTTTCTATTGTTTTTATTCCATGTGGTCACTTAGTGGTATGCAAAGAATGTGCACCATCCCTTAGAAAATGCCCTATTTGCAGGGGGACAATAAAGGGCACAGTTCGTACATTTCTTTCGTAA